The following proteins come from a genomic window of Maribacter sp. HTCC2170:
- a CDS encoding PLP-dependent cysteine synthase family protein, which produces MENKINAYNSILDLIGNTPLIKLNNLTANIQGNFYAKVEAFNPGHSSKDRIAAYIIDQAEKKGILTKESTIIETTSGNTGFSLAMVSIIKGYKCILAVSSKSSQDKIDMLRSMGATVHVCPAHVSAEDPRSYYEVAKRLHEETKGSVYINQYFNELNIDAHYTSTGPEIWEQTGGKITHLVACSGTGGTISGIAKYLKEQNPDVKIIGVDAFGSVLKKYHETGKFDANEVYPYRIEGLGKNLIPSATNFDVIDEFIKVSDEESAHSARELARTEGIFAGYTSGAAMQAVKQLSALGKFKKDSNVVVVFPDHGSRYMSKIYSDQWMEDQGFLVSEAKEETQKVQYIK; this is translated from the coding sequence ATGGAAAATAAGATAAATGCCTACAATAGTATCCTAGATTTAATAGGAAACACCCCTCTCATCAAACTAAATAATCTAACTGCAAATATTCAAGGTAATTTTTACGCCAAGGTAGAAGCCTTTAATCCTGGTCATTCTTCAAAAGATAGGATTGCGGCGTATATTATTGATCAAGCAGAGAAGAAAGGAATATTGACCAAGGAAAGTACTATAATAGAGACAACCTCTGGGAATACTGGTTTTAGTCTTGCCATGGTCAGTATTATAAAAGGCTATAAATGCATTTTAGCAGTAAGCTCAAAATCATCACAGGATAAGATTGATATGTTGAGGTCAATGGGGGCAACGGTACATGTATGTCCTGCCCACGTAAGTGCTGAGGACCCAAGATCATACTATGAGGTTGCCAAACGTTTGCATGAAGAGACGAAAGGATCGGTTTATATTAACCAATATTTCAATGAATTGAACATTGATGCACACTATACTTCTACGGGACCAGAAATTTGGGAACAGACAGGTGGAAAGATCACTCATTTGGTTGCTTGTAGCGGTACAGGTGGAACAATTTCTGGTATTGCTAAATATCTGAAAGAGCAGAACCCTGATGTCAAGATAATTGGTGTTGATGCTTTTGGGTCAGTATTGAAAAAGTACCATGAAACGGGAAAGTTCGATGCAAATGAAGTTTATCCTTATCGTATAGAAGGGCTTGGTAAAAATTTAATCCCTTCTGCCACAAATTTTGATGTTATTGATGAGTTTATAAAGGTAAGTGATGAGGAGAGTGCACATTCTGCAAGAGAATTGGCAAGGACAGAAGGAATATTTGCCGGGTATACTAGCGGTGCAGCAATGCAGGCGGTGAAACAATTAAGTGCTTTGGGTAAATTTAAAAAAGACAGCAATGTTGTAGTTGTTTTCCCGGATCATGGTTCCCGTTATATGAGTAAGATTTATAGTGATCAATGGATGGAAGACCAAGGATTCCTTGTTTCTGAGGCAAAGGAAGAAACACAAAAGGTACAGTATATTAAATAA
- a CDS encoding S9 family peptidase — protein sequence MLVFIVCLIFAVSCQIEKNSMTKYGAPIAKKVSKELIIHDDIRIDDYYWMNNREDDKVIAHLKKENDYYNELTAHMKDFQKDLFNEMKSRIKEDDSSVPYEQNGYWYVTRYETGKEYPIYSRHKESLKAPVEVIFNCNEMAEGHEFFNLGGIAISPDNKMASFGVDTVSRRQYTIRIKNLETGEIYKDKIENTTGGSVWANDNKTLFYSKKDPVTLRSDKIFKHEFGTKSSEDRMVFHEEDETFGTYVYKSKSKKYLIIGCYSTLTSEFQILSADEPNAEFEAFAPRERGVEYSISHYGDSFYVLTNKDKAKNFKLMKVGESDTSSNNWKEFIAHREDVLLEDIDIFKDYYVLSERENGLNKLKICRWDNEHSYYLPFKSETYTAYVGRNPEFDTDTLRYAYNSMTTPSSVIDFNMQTKLKVVKKEQEVLGGKFKKENYKSERIWATARDGVKVPMSIVYNKNTRINKDTPILQYAYGSYGSTIDPYFSTVRLSLLDRGFIYAISHIRGGQYLGRQWYEDGKLLKKKNTFTDFIDCSKHLIDNNYTSPNHLYAMGGSAGGLLMGAIINMAPELYNAAIAAVPFVDVVTTMLDDSIPLTTGEYDEWGNPNEREYYDYMKSYSPYDNLEVANYPNILVTTGLHDSQVQYFEPAKWVAKIRELKKDDNLLLFNINMEAGHGGASGRFESLKEVAKEYTFILDLEEKTS from the coding sequence ATGCTTGTTTTTATCGTATGCCTTATTTTTGCCGTTTCTTGCCAAATTGAAAAGAATAGCATGACAAAATATGGGGCGCCTATCGCAAAAAAGGTATCAAAGGAATTGATTATTCATGATGATATTAGGATTGACGATTATTATTGGATGAACAATCGCGAGGATGATAAAGTGATTGCTCATTTAAAAAAAGAAAATGATTATTACAATGAATTGACCGCTCACATGAAAGACTTTCAAAAAGATCTGTTCAACGAGATGAAGTCAAGAATTAAAGAAGATGATTCATCTGTGCCCTACGAGCAAAACGGGTATTGGTACGTTACGAGGTATGAAACTGGAAAAGAATATCCTATTTATAGCAGACATAAAGAATCTTTAAAGGCCCCTGTAGAAGTAATATTCAACTGTAACGAAATGGCCGAGGGCCATGAATTTTTTAATCTAGGAGGTATTGCCATAAGCCCCGACAATAAGATGGCTTCATTCGGTGTTGATACTGTTTCTAGGCGGCAATATACCATCCGAATCAAAAATCTAGAAACGGGTGAGATATACAAAGATAAAATCGAAAACACTACAGGTGGGTCCGTATGGGCGAATGACAACAAAACACTTTTTTATAGTAAGAAAGATCCAGTGACCTTAAGGTCAGATAAAATCTTTAAGCATGAGTTTGGCACCAAATCATCAGAGGATAGAATGGTTTTTCATGAGGAGGATGAAACATTCGGCACTTACGTGTACAAATCAAAGTCTAAAAAGTACTTAATTATTGGTTGTTATAGTACTTTGACTTCCGAATTTCAAATATTGAGTGCAGATGAACCCAACGCCGAATTTGAAGCGTTTGCCCCGAGGGAAAGAGGCGTGGAGTATTCCATTTCCCATTATGGTGATTCTTTTTATGTTTTGACAAATAAAGACAAGGCAAAGAATTTTAAACTAATGAAAGTAGGAGAAAGTGATACTTCTTCTAATAATTGGAAAGAGTTTATAGCACACCGCGAAGATGTACTTCTTGAGGATATAGATATTTTTAAGGACTATTATGTCCTGTCCGAGCGTGAGAATGGTTTGAATAAATTAAAAATATGCCGATGGGATAATGAGCACAGTTATTATCTGCCTTTTAAGAGCGAAACGTATACAGCCTACGTAGGCAGAAACCCTGAGTTTGATACCGATACTTTAAGATATGCCTACAATTCAATGACAACCCCAAGTTCAGTCATAGATTTTAATATGCAGACTAAATTGAAGGTGGTAAAAAAGGAACAGGAAGTTCTTGGCGGAAAATTTAAAAAAGAGAACTATAAATCAGAACGAATTTGGGCGACCGCTAGAGATGGTGTAAAAGTTCCGATGTCAATTGTTTACAATAAGAATACAAGGATTAATAAAGACACGCCTATCTTGCAGTATGCCTATGGTTCTTATGGCTCAACTATCGACCCTTATTTTTCAACGGTAAGATTAAGTTTGTTAGACAGGGGGTTTATTTATGCAATATCACATATTAGAGGCGGGCAATACTTGGGCAGACAATGGTATGAGGATGGAAAGCTTTTAAAAAAGAAAAACACATTTACCGATTTTATTGATTGCTCAAAGCATTTAATTGATAATAACTACACAAGCCCAAATCATTTATATGCCATGGGAGGTTCAGCCGGTGGACTTTTAATGGGAGCAATTATAAATATGGCACCAGAATTATACAATGCTGCAATAGCGGCAGTACCATTTGTTGATGTTGTTACTACCATGCTTGATGATTCCATTCCTTTGACTACAGGAGAATACGATGAATGGGGGAACCCAAATGAAAGAGAATATTATGATTACATGAAATCATACTCACCGTATGATAACTTAGAAGTCGCGAATTACCCTAATATATTGGTGACTACCGGACTACATGATTCGCAAGTCCAGTATTTTGAACCGGCAAAGTGGGTAGCGAAGATTAGAGAGCTTAAAAAAGATGACAACTTGTTGTTGTTCAACATTAATATGGAAGCTGGTCATGGCGGTGCATCCGGTCGTTTTGAATCACTGAAGGAGGTTGCTAAAGAGTATACTTTTATATTAGATTTAGAGGAAAAAACCTCCTAG
- a CDS encoding YbaB/EbfC family nucleoid-associated protein has protein sequence MFGDMMGMMGKLKEAQQKVEATKKRLDTVYLQENSTDDLLSVSITANRTIKEIKIDDSLLADKEQLEDYLILTLNKAIEKASSVNETELAAVAKEGMPNIPGMDSLFK, from the coding sequence ATGTTCGGAGATATGATGGGAATGATGGGGAAACTCAAAGAAGCCCAACAAAAGGTAGAAGCAACAAAAAAAAGATTGGATACAGTTTATCTTCAAGAAAATTCTACAGATGACCTGTTATCAGTATCTATTACCGCTAACAGAACTATTAAGGAAATCAAAATTGATGATAGCCTATTGGCTGATAAAGAGCAACTTGAAGATTACCTGATACTTACATTGAACAAAGCAATTGAGAAAGCTAGCAGCGTAAATGAAACTGAACTTGCGGCAGTTGCAAAAGAGGGAATGCCCAATATTCCAGGAATGGATTCGTTATTCAAATAG
- a CDS encoding thioredoxin family protein: MKKVLILFILPIFLNAQADFEVVNEPHWLTDYDKALKVAKKDKKNILLYFTGSDWCPPCKMLKTDLFDTDEFKSISKDYVLLYIDIPRNKDLLSSSQLKHNKELVKKFNKKSVFPLLNITDAKGKSLDKYSGYSMNGEIKYHLRLLNKYK, from the coding sequence ATGAAAAAAGTACTTATACTATTCATATTACCTATCTTCTTAAATGCTCAAGCAGATTTTGAAGTAGTCAATGAACCTCACTGGTTGACCGATTATGACAAAGCTCTAAAAGTGGCAAAAAAAGACAAAAAGAATATTCTACTATATTTTACGGGTAGTGATTGGTGTCCTCCTTGTAAAATGCTAAAAACAGATTTATTTGATACCGATGAGTTTAAGTCTATTTCCAAAGATTATGTGCTCTTATATATTGACATTCCCCGAAACAAGGACTTGTTAAGTTCCAGTCAATTGAAGCACAATAAAGAGCTTGTAAAGAAATTCAATAAGAAAAGTGTATTTCCCTTATTAAATATTACAGATGCCAAAGGAAAATCGTTGGATAAATATTCTGGCTATAGTATGAATGGGGAGATTAAATATCATCTAAGGTTATTGAACAAGTATAAATAA
- a CDS encoding OmpA family protein: MKKVLLFFAVMTASITMAQDLPANPEPGKCYVRCTTPDVYVNETVTLTVKPAYKVLKTVPATFKTVTERVEIKAAGKKLTVVPEKWGTETVTYVSKEGGNTLRISAASFRPSSETVEIKPAYAQWELGAPAPDCASGNPDDCRYWCYKGYPAEFTTLDTQVLGADASVAKTPIGSKNASYTKRVLLEPTRVIEEVIPAQYDEITKTVLDKDAYTVEETVPAVTKTVTKEVLKEKGGLTTWNEVECSLVEYQALPINWNLGSATLTSSAKNIIDTRLMPVLQQNPGVKLEIASHTDVRGNSGSNQDLSERRAKAVADYLITKGVNSSLLVANGYGENKVKNRCKEGVSCTEREHAVNRRTEFRLINN, encoded by the coding sequence ATGAAAAAAGTTCTCTTGTTTTTTGCGGTCATGACCGCATCGATTACAATGGCACAAGATTTGCCAGCGAACCCTGAACCTGGAAAATGTTATGTACGCTGTACCACTCCAGATGTTTACGTGAATGAAACCGTTACATTGACTGTTAAACCTGCATATAAGGTTTTAAAAACTGTCCCTGCAACTTTTAAAACGGTTACAGAAAGAGTTGAAATAAAAGCAGCTGGAAAGAAGTTGACTGTAGTACCTGAAAAATGGGGAACAGAAACTGTAACCTATGTTTCAAAAGAAGGTGGTAATACTTTAAGAATTTCCGCGGCTTCATTTAGGCCGAGTTCTGAAACAGTTGAGATTAAACCAGCCTACGCACAGTGGGAGTTGGGAGCTCCTGCCCCTGACTGCGCATCAGGAAATCCTGATGACTGTAGATATTGGTGTTATAAAGGATACCCTGCGGAATTCACAACTTTGGACACCCAGGTATTGGGAGCAGATGCTTCAGTTGCAAAAACACCTATCGGGTCTAAGAATGCAAGCTATACTAAGAGGGTTTTATTGGAACCGACAAGAGTGATTGAGGAAGTAATCCCGGCACAATATGATGAAATTACCAAAACTGTATTAGACAAAGATGCCTATACCGTTGAAGAGACTGTACCTGCTGTTACTAAAACGGTTACCAAAGAGGTGCTTAAAGAAAAAGGTGGATTAACCACTTGGAATGAGGTTGAATGTTCTTTAGTTGAATATCAAGCTTTACCTATTAATTGGAATTTAGGAAGTGCTACTTTAACTTCTTCGGCCAAAAATATAATAGATACACGGTTAATGCCTGTATTACAGCAAAACCCAGGAGTAAAGTTAGAAATAGCTTCTCATACCGATGTAAGAGGTAATTCAGGATCTAATCAAGACCTTTCTGAGAGAAGAGCTAAGGCAGTTGCTGATTACTTGATTACAAAAGGGGTGAACTCAAGTTTATTGGTAGCCAATGGTTACGGTGAGAACAAGGTTAAAAATAGATGTAAAGAGGGTGTTTCTTGTACCGAAAGAGAACATGCCGTTAACAGACGAACTGAATTTAGGTTGATAAACAACTAA